In Peromyscus maniculatus bairdii isolate BWxNUB_F1_BW_parent chromosome 9, HU_Pman_BW_mat_3.1, whole genome shotgun sequence, one genomic interval encodes:
- the Mustn1 gene encoding musculoskeletal embryonic nuclear protein 1, with protein sequence MSEVGTSEGPIKKKRPPVKEEDLKGARGNLAKNQDIKSKTYQVMRDCEQAGSAAPSVFSRNRTGTETVFEKPKEGPAKSVFG encoded by the exons ATGTCCGAG GTTGGCACCTCTGAAGGCCCCATCAAGAAGAAGCGTCCCCCCGTGAAGGAAGAAGACCTGAAGGGGGCCCGAGGGAACTTGGCCAAGAACCAGGATATCAAGTCTAAGACATACCAGGTCATGCGGGACTGTG AGCAAGCTGGCTCAGCTGCCCCATCCGTATTCAGCCGCAACCGCACGGGCACCGAGACAGTCTTTGAGAAGCCCAAAGAGGGGCCTGCCAAGAGCGTCTTTGGCTGA